In Candidatus Nitrosotalea sinensis, one DNA window encodes the following:
- a CDS encoding AAA family ATPase produces the protein MENSIGQRTKEVTTSKINNDNFTLNIHVSKLKRTTHALSKNYDIKKYLTPEAFSFSPEISELIPKDTPPYLDNGEKYVERIARALAFFKQCALIGPSGTGKTHIVYLVAELAGLPLWEINCGLQTSVFDLFGRYVGLGKENWIDGLITSWSRYGGILYLDEANMMKQDIATRLNPILDQRGHMVLTEKDNEIIQRHKDAFLIISMNPVSSEFAGTKPINAAMRRRMSVWLNFDYMSVGPKIDDKEIDLLMKKTSNLSRQDAEILVKVGAELRKQYKTGDLPYGPSIGDLLNWAMLISDGTALIDAAEETIISLTSDDVEIQDVVRKIVRKIAGI, from the coding sequence ATGGAAAATTCTATAGGTCAGAGAACAAAAGAAGTCACTACTTCAAAGATAAATAATGACAACTTTACTCTAAACATTCATGTTTCCAAATTAAAAAGAACTACACATGCCTTGTCAAAAAACTATGATATCAAAAAATATCTTACACCAGAAGCATTTTCATTTTCACCTGAAATTTCTGAACTCATACCAAAAGATACGCCTCCATATCTTGACAACGGAGAAAAATATGTCGAAAGAATTGCTCGTGCCCTGGCATTTTTCAAACAATGTGCATTAATTGGACCTAGCGGAACAGGAAAGACACACATTGTATATCTTGTTGCAGAGCTTGCAGGTCTTCCACTCTGGGAAATAAATTGTGGTTTGCAGACCTCTGTGTTTGATCTTTTTGGTAGATATGTGGGATTGGGAAAAGAGAACTGGATAGACGGATTGATAACTTCTTGGTCAAGATATGGGGGAATATTGTATCTGGATGAAGCTAACATGATGAAACAAGATATTGCAACAAGGCTCAATCCTATCTTGGATCAAAGAGGTCACATGGTATTAACAGAAAAAGACAATGAAATAATTCAGAGGCACAAGGATGCCTTTTTGATAATTAGCATGAATCCAGTATCTTCTGAATTTGCAGGTACAAAGCCAATCAATGCTGCAATGAGGCGAAGAATGAGTGTGTGGTTGAATTTTGACTATATGAGTGTGGGTCCAAAAATTGATGATAAAGAAATCGATTTGCTAATGAAAAAAACTAGTAATCTAAGCAGGCAAGATGCCGAAATATTGGTCAAAGTTGGAGCAGAATTACGCAAGCAATACAAAACAGGTGATCTTCCTTATGGGCCATCAATCGGCGACCTACTAAACTGGGCAATGTTGATCTCAGATGGTACTGCACTAATTGATGCAGCAGAAGAAACCATAATCTCACTTACCAGCGATGATGTCGAGATTCAGGATGTGGTAAGAAAAATAGTTCGAAAAATAGCTGGAATATGA
- a CDS encoding TrmB family transcriptional regulator, with the protein MNNEELQQSIFDSDAGSAMYEHKMAFDKLKDELAKFGLTSNQSKVYTYLGKYGSRTAPEVCKALKLPRTETYHLLTVLQNKGLVSATFQNPIRFSAEPLNKAIWVLVNAEKERINVLEKQETEIMKIWKSIPEYNETLETKDDKFQMLQSDNQTNSKIKKMIETAEDEFLVIGAEKDFLRFYRSDFFEEIDKKKTDMKLLTSISEKMKYIFDDIDRSKVRMMPSDIRQNLCFLIKDSNEMVFFMKKSNNTSEQMSAVWTDSEALIYSMKLLFDTLWTKSNKIHL; encoded by the coding sequence ATGAACAACGAAGAATTACAACAGTCAATTTTTGACTCGGATGCAGGTTCTGCCATGTACGAACACAAGATGGCATTTGACAAGCTAAAAGATGAGCTTGCCAAGTTTGGTCTTACATCTAATCAAAGTAAGGTGTACACATATCTTGGAAAATATGGTTCCAGAACAGCCCCAGAAGTATGTAAGGCACTCAAATTACCAAGGACTGAGACATATCATCTATTGACAGTATTACAAAATAAAGGACTAGTATCTGCTACATTCCAAAATCCTATACGTTTTTCTGCAGAACCATTAAACAAGGCAATATGGGTGCTTGTCAATGCAGAAAAAGAGCGCATCAATGTGCTAGAAAAACAAGAAACAGAGATTATGAAAATATGGAAATCAATTCCAGAATACAATGAAACATTAGAGACCAAGGACGATAAATTTCAAATGTTACAGAGTGACAACCAGACAAACAGTAAGATAAAAAAGATGATAGAGACTGCTGAAGATGAGTTTCTTGTAATTGGAGCAGAAAAAGACTTTCTAAGATTTTATCGTTCAGATTTTTTTGAAGAGATTGACAAGAAAAAGACAGACATGAAACTTTTGACATCAATATCTGAAAAGATGAAATACATTTTTGACGATATTGATAGATCTAAAGTTCGAATGATGCCATCAGATATACGTCAGAATCTATGTTTTCTCATAAAAGATAGCAACGAAATGGTGTTTTTCATGAAAAAATCAAACAATACATCAGAACAAATGTCAGCAGTGTGGACAGATTCCGAAGCCCTGATTTATTCCATGAAACTTCTTTTTGATACACTTTGGACAAAATCAAACAAAATACATCTATAG
- a CDS encoding RAD55 family ATPase, with product MGESIKVKTGISGFDSVISGGFRQGQTIVVSGSIGSGKTTFGIQFLYSGAKDFEEPGIFVTLSQSPSEIKNDFKSFGWDVQKLIEEGKMIIIDARPFKKEEGFIAFDESLYRGEQMPFMHLTQLILSSIKRIGAKRLVLDSLSVLEMQYTDDFYIRQGLQGMIYALEGQNCTSILLSQSELPDKVHVEWYIASGLIMLYRVRKGDAMERSIQVVKLQGMKHSEQVFPMKLNELGLQIMHPRIST from the coding sequence ATGGGTGAGTCTATTAAGGTCAAAACTGGAATTTCAGGATTTGACTCTGTTATATCGGGAGGATTTAGACAAGGACAGACTATAGTAGTTTCTGGTTCTATTGGAAGCGGTAAAACAACTTTTGGAATACAATTTCTCTATTCCGGGGCAAAAGACTTTGAAGAGCCAGGTATTTTTGTTACACTATCACAAAGCCCATCTGAAATTAAAAACGATTTCAAATCTTTTGGGTGGGATGTCCAGAAATTAATAGAGGAAGGAAAGATGATAATAATTGACGCAAGGCCTTTTAAGAAAGAAGAGGGTTTTATTGCATTTGATGAATCGCTTTATCGTGGAGAACAAATGCCTTTCATGCATTTGACCCAACTTATCTTGAGTAGCATCAAAAGAATAGGTGCAAAAAGACTTGTTCTTGATTCTCTCTCTGTTCTTGAAATGCAATATACTGATGACTTTTACATAAGACAAGGACTACAGGGAATGATATATGCACTTGAGGGCCAAAATTGCACCTCGATATTACTATCACAATCTGAATTGCCTGATAAGGTACATGTAGAGTGGTATATCGCATCTGGCTTGATAATGCTTTATCGTGTAAGAAAAGGAGATGCGATGGAACGATCAATCCAAGTAGTCAAACTACAGGGAATGAAACATAGTGAACAGGTATTTCCGATGAAGCTAAACGAACTTGGATTGCAGATAATGCATCCTAGAATATCTACGTGA
- the purE gene encoding 5-(carboxyamino)imidazole ribonucleotide mutase, which translates to MGSSSDSKIMHSAATILDEFGVAHEDQIVSAHRTPTRLSDYAKHAEKEGFKVIIAGAGGSAHLPGMIASHTVIPVIGVPIMVYNDKANSDKFKFSAFGGLDALLSISEMPTGSPVVTVGVNKAANAGLYAVKILANEFPELRSKLKKHKETQYNSVIKESDEMRKIGLARFAGKKK; encoded by the coding sequence ATGGGATCAAGTTCTGACAGCAAGATAATGCATTCTGCTGCTACAATATTAGATGAATTTGGTGTAGCCCATGAGGATCAGATAGTTTCTGCACATAGAACACCAACAAGATTATCAGATTATGCAAAACATGCTGAAAAGGAAGGATTCAAGGTCATAATTGCAGGAGCAGGAGGTTCAGCGCATCTACCAGGAATGATAGCATCCCATACTGTAATTCCAGTCATAGGCGTGCCAATAATGGTTTATAATGACAAGGCAAATTCCGACAAGTTCAAGTTTTCAGCATTTGGAGGACTAGATGCTCTGTTATCAATATCAGAGATGCCAACTGGATCTCCAGTTGTAACAGTCGGAGTAAACAAGGCCGCAAATGCAGGATTATACGCAGTAAAGATTCTTGCAAACGAATTCCCAGAACTAAGAAGCAAGTTAAAAAAACACAAAGAAACCCAATACAATTCAGTAATCAAAGAATCAGATGAAATGAGAAAGATAGGCCTGGCCAGATTTGCAGGCAAGAAAAAATAG
- a CDS encoding adenylate/guanylate cyclase domain-containing protein has protein sequence MIRIEAELPRNDLTAVTDALDMLGINVNIVKVKSRGATVGSEVHAAKGTGMYRSEFRDKFILQTTVSDNSEHDVIEVIRSNSNTGKISIFPISRIIDISSGVENEQGLALSEYDSVILIAANKQKTTFPFGLTTSKVKLEPQAIEGEKGYYDVIEKKFVPLENLEAVVSQVKPVEKFQILTADDEFVIQSLTRIQRNFSLYKRKQSDSYSQAFLKYISSRFLSLWPENEINTAVLYVDIVGSTKIATSLSSEELSGLIKVFSEEMSVVISKHAGFVLKYTGDAVIAFFPELKDFGNMAENAIRCARSMNMLITHSLNPMFASFGLPKISIRIGIDVGKNRIVVLGSEPDLIGHSITIASKILPLAQPNQMTIGEEAYKMLSPDMTSQFIKIDPQDKRWNYNHPTTGKVYPIYFSIPVMQISSRGN, from the coding sequence ATGATACGAATAGAGGCAGAACTACCGCGAAATGATTTGACTGCTGTTACAGATGCGCTTGATATGCTTGGGATTAATGTTAATATTGTAAAAGTAAAGAGTCGTGGAGCTACGGTAGGTTCTGAAGTACATGCTGCCAAAGGTACTGGAATGTATAGATCTGAATTTAGAGATAAATTCATACTGCAAACAACAGTGTCAGACAATTCTGAACATGATGTCATAGAAGTAATTCGTTCAAATTCAAACACTGGAAAAATCTCAATATTTCCAATTTCTCGTATAATTGATATTAGTTCTGGTGTAGAAAATGAACAAGGATTAGCTCTTAGTGAATATGATAGTGTCATATTAATTGCAGCAAATAAACAAAAAACAACATTTCCATTTGGACTTACAACTAGCAAAGTAAAGCTTGAGCCTCAAGCAATAGAGGGTGAAAAAGGATACTATGACGTAATTGAGAAAAAATTTGTTCCACTTGAAAATCTTGAAGCTGTAGTATCTCAGGTAAAACCTGTGGAAAAATTCCAGATTCTTACTGCTGATGATGAATTTGTAATTCAAAGCTTGACTAGGATTCAACGAAACTTTTCTTTGTATAAAAGGAAACAAAGTGACTCCTATTCTCAAGCATTTCTCAAGTATATTTCTAGCAGATTTTTGAGCCTGTGGCCAGAAAATGAAATCAATACTGCTGTTTTATATGTGGATATAGTAGGCTCTACGAAAATAGCCACATCTCTTAGTTCTGAAGAGCTATCAGGTCTTATCAAGGTTTTTTCTGAGGAAATGTCTGTGGTCATATCAAAACATGCTGGTTTTGTTTTAAAATATACTGGAGATGCAGTAATTGCATTTTTCCCAGAATTGAAAGATTTTGGAAACATGGCGGAAAATGCAATACGCTGCGCACGCTCTATGAATATGCTGATAACACATTCTCTAAATCCAATGTTTGCAAGCTTTGGTTTGCCAAAGATAAGCATACGAATTGGAATTGATGTGGGTAAAAACAGAATTGTTGTTCTTGGTTCTGAGCCTGACTTGATAGGCCATAGCATAACAATTGCATCAAAAATCTTACCTCTTGCGCAACCAAACCAGATGACAATAGGCGAAGAGGCATACAAGATGTTGTCTCCTGACATGACATCACAATTTATCAAAATAGATCCACAAGATAAAAGATGGAACTATAACCACCCGACTACTGGAAAAGTATATCCGATATATTTCTCAATTCCAGTAATGCAAATATCTAGTAGAGGAAACTAG
- the bioD gene encoding dethiobiotin synthase, whose translation MKSYFVTGTDTGVGKTFFTAALASCLQKRGINVGVMKPVATGISSKTGFRSTDVSILHSAAKVNDLENEINPIFMPLPVSPYDASKILHLSFDKKVIFEQFTKLQKRHDMMLVEGIGGIMTPLTRDYFVSDLIKEIGLETIIVTRSTLGTLNHTMMTVNTCRNHGVSIKGIVVNNYDEKGGPEEKNSPLTIHEITGVDILGVLPFVKDCDSYETVMPYIEKNIDLQSLIS comes from the coding sequence ATGAAATCCTACTTTGTAACTGGTACTGACACAGGTGTAGGAAAAACCTTCTTTACCGCTGCACTTGCCTCATGTTTGCAAAAGCGTGGTATCAACGTGGGTGTAATGAAACCTGTCGCAACAGGGATTTCTTCAAAGACTGGGTTTCGGTCAACAGATGTTTCCATTTTGCATAGTGCGGCAAAAGTAAATGATTTGGAAAATGAAATAAATCCGATTTTTATGCCGCTCCCAGTATCTCCCTATGATGCAAGCAAGATACTACATCTGTCATTTGACAAAAAAGTAATTTTTGAACAATTTACAAAATTACAAAAACGACACGATATGATGCTTGTAGAAGGAATTGGTGGAATAATGACTCCTCTTACTCGGGATTATTTTGTGTCTGACTTGATAAAAGAGATTGGTCTTGAAACAATTATTGTCACTAGATCCACTCTGGGTACATTGAATCATACTATGATGACCGTCAATACGTGTCGTAATCATGGAGTCTCAATCAAAGGCATAGTTGTAAATAATTATGATGAAAAAGGTGGTCCTGAAGAAAAAAATTCACCTCTTACGATTCATGAAATAACTGGAGTTGATATTTTGGGAGTTTTACCATTTGTGAAAGATTGTGATAGTTATGAAACAGTAATGCCATACATTGAAAAAAATATTGATTTACAATCTCTTATATCTTGA